TCGACGCGACGCGACGCCTCGCGGATGGACATCGCGCCTGCACCAGTCATTGCGTTCAATAGTTCCCAGCGTTTGCCGGACAACACTTTGAATAGCAGTTCGGGCGATTCAAAGCTGATGCGCGGCGCGGTAGGCTTGCCGCTCTTCCATGTCTTGGTGAATTCGCCCAGCGTGTCCTTCAATGGTCGTACATCAATCGTTACTGTTTTCATCGCGCCACCTCTTCACATCTTCAAAAAAATCCGCCACCAGCTTGTCAGCCGAAACAAAGCGGTATTTCACTTCCTTGCCACTCACGTGTTTATGATCGCCCTTGCCTGATTCGTTGTCATAACGCAGCACACACTTTCCGACAACGACGAATGCCAGACGATATTTGTAGCGATGCTTGCTGCCGGAAAGCAGCTCGGGCATTTCCCACAGCACCATTTCCGCATAGGCCTGCTCCGCAACAGGAACGCATCGGTTGAATAATTCGCGGGCTTTCATGTTGGAGACAATAACAACATGTTGATGTGGATGAAGAGTTGTCACGTCTGCAAACTCATCTGGTAGAAATGAAGCGAGTGCTGGTCCAAGGCGGAACAGTAGGCAAGCGACTGGATTTTCTGATGCAGGAAACTACATCGCGAGGCGAATACGCTAGGCTCAAAGTCCGTCGACGCAGAAGTTTCGCGTGCATCCATGGAAATGAAGCTGTTGATTGAACAGATGCGTGCACAAATTCAAAATTTGGAATAACATTTCATGCTGCCGTACTTCATTGCAGCAACCCAATAAAAGCCGCTAATCATGCGGCTTTATTATATCTTGCGGTTGCACACCTCCTGTCTGAAAGCGTACGATTGCCGTGCACCAACAAATGTACCGGAAGCATTTTTGCTGCCTATTTACTGATACACACAATCGATGTAATGCCGAGCTCTTGCTCGTTTTACGTTGGTCTGAAATCCACTATCCAACGCAATCGTTCACTTGGTGCTTCCAATTACTTAATTGTATTACCTCTGATTATCGAAAAAAGGGTGTATTACACGACGTAATAATATTGTAATAAATGTCGATTACCATTCGAAAATGGTATATTTTTTACAGTCAATAAAGCAAGACTTTCATGCGCAGTCTGGTAACTATAAATGAACCGTAAAACAGGTAAAGATTTTCGCTCACCGCATTTTATTAATCGTGAGCTAGGTCAACTTGAGTTCAACCAGCGCGTATTGGCGCAAGCAGAAAATGCCAGCATCCCGATTCTGGAACGCCTGAGATACCTATGTATTGTCAGCAGCAACCTGGATGAATTTTTTGAAATCCGTGTCGCCGGGTTGAAGGAACAAATTAATCTTAAAAGTGTTGCCGCCGGGCCAGACGGCATGGATGCCCGCCAGACTCTTAAGCAAGTACGGGAGCAGGTGCATCGTCTTATCGAGCGACAATATCGCCTACTGAACAGCAATATTCTGCCTGTACTGGATATGCATGGCATCCGTTTCCTGCGGCGCGTTAGCTGGAATGAAGCTCAGAGAGCCTGGATTAAAAACTTCTTTTTGGGTGAAGTGATGCCGGTTCTTACCCCAATCGGCCTTGATCCATCGCACCCTTTTCCTCGTGTACTTAATAAAAGTTTGAATTTCGCTGTCGAGCTGGTAGGCAAAGATGCCTTCGGGCGCAATTCTGCCAAGGCCATAGTGCAGGCGCCGCGCGTGTTGCCGCGCACCATCCTGTTGCCGCCTGAAATTAGCGGATGTGCGCATGGCTTCGTATTTCTTTCGTCCATTCTGCATGCTCATGTCGGCGAGCTGTTCGGCGGAATGGAGGTGTTGAGCTGCCACCAGTTCCGTGTTACGCGTAACAGTAATCTGTTTGTAGACGAGGAAGAGGTGAAAAATCTGCGTATCAGTTTACAGGGTGAATTGCCGCAGCGGCACTTCGGTAATGCTGTGCGCCTGGAAGTCAC
This genomic interval from Candidatus Nitrotoga sp. AM1P contains the following:
- a CDS encoding HVO_A0114 family putative DNA-binding protein — its product is MKTVTIDVRPLKDTLGEFTKTWKSGKPTAPRISFESPELLFKVLSGKRWELLNAMTGAGAMSIREASRRVERDVKAVHGDVTTLLNAGLLSKTDDGMIVFPFDAIHVDFMLKAA
- a CDS encoding toxin-antitoxin system TumE family protein — translated: MTTLHPHQHVVIVSNMKARELFNRCVPVAEQAYAEMVLWEMPELLSGSKHRYKYRLAFVVVGKCVLRYDNESGKGDHKHVSGKEVKYRFVSADKLVADFFEDVKRWRDENSND